One Megasphaera vaginalis (ex Bordigoni et al. 2020) DNA window includes the following coding sequences:
- a CDS encoding LysR family transcriptional regulator, translated as MELRVLQYFLTVAREETITKAADALHITQPTLSRQLSQLEEELGVVLFSRGKRKITLTEEGILLQQRAKEITELIEKTERELTEQDSLINGTITFGCGIFKSCEYFVQLIQSFRTVYPHVTFDFYTANADVVEKRMEQGLTDIGLLMEPIDVELFNYIRMPEADRWVVFMRRDDPLAAKANICVDDLIGPIPLAVPRRLKVQGELMNWFGNKINEMNIVFTNNFQMISMIMVKRHMCRSISIEGAVPYLDNQLFCSRPLSPMLEQRSVLAWKRRQKFSITTKKFIDFVQNCTANDKER; from the coding sequence ATGGAGCTTCGTGTATTGCAGTATTTTCTGACCGTAGCCAGAGAAGAAACGATTACTAAAGCCGCCGATGCTTTACATATTACACAGCCGACGTTGTCCAGACAATTGAGTCAGTTGGAAGAAGAGTTGGGCGTTGTTTTGTTCAGCCGCGGCAAACGCAAAATAACCTTGACGGAAGAAGGCATTTTGCTACAGCAGCGGGCGAAGGAAATAACGGAGTTAATTGAGAAGACGGAACGGGAATTGACAGAACAGGATTCGCTGATCAATGGAACGATTACATTTGGCTGCGGTATTTTTAAATCGTGTGAATACTTTGTGCAGCTTATTCAGTCGTTCCGCACAGTATATCCGCACGTAACATTTGATTTCTATACAGCTAATGCCGATGTCGTGGAAAAGCGGATGGAGCAGGGCCTAACCGATATCGGTCTCTTGATGGAACCGATTGATGTCGAACTGTTTAATTACATTCGCATGCCTGAAGCAGATCGGTGGGTTGTGTTTATGCGCCGGGATGATCCTTTAGCCGCCAAGGCGAATATCTGTGTAGATGATCTGATCGGTCCCATACCCCTTGCTGTTCCACGGCGGCTGAAGGTGCAGGGAGAGTTGATGAACTGGTTCGGCAATAAAATCAATGAAATGAATATTGTCTTTACCAATAACTTTCAGATGATCAGTATGATCATGGTAAAACGACATATGTGTCGTTCCATTTCCATCGAAGGCGCCGTCCCGTATTTGGACAATCAGCTGTTTTGCAGTCGGCCCTTATCTCCAATGTTGGAACAACGGAGTGTGCTGGCCTGGAAGAGGAGGCAGAAATTCAGTATTACGACAAAAAAATTTATCGACTTCGTACAAAACTGTACAGCGAATGATAAAGAGAGATAA
- a CDS encoding acyltransferase, with product MKCTGLNVDMRNYTTDEKEERKREEQQLFSLNHMMPLTAAYDELLQQLFGNRLGEGSRLVAPLHGTALHKMRIGKGVYINSNLLAMARGGITIEDDVLIAANVQLLSNNHDAYERQVLVCKPIVIREGAWIGAGATILPGTCVGRHAVIGAASVVTADIPDYAVAVGNPATVIRFLDSRKF from the coding sequence ATGAAATGTACCGGATTAAACGTCGACATGAGGAACTACACGACAGATGAAAAAGAAGAACGGAAACGAGAGGAACAGCAGTTGTTTTCTCTGAATCATATGATGCCCTTAACGGCTGCGTATGACGAGTTGCTGCAGCAATTGTTTGGGAACAGATTGGGCGAGGGAAGTCGTCTTGTCGCTCCTCTGCATGGCACGGCATTGCACAAGATGCGTATTGGAAAGGGCGTGTATATCAACAGTAATCTCCTGGCCATGGCAAGAGGCGGAATCACGATTGAAGACGATGTCCTGATTGCTGCAAACGTTCAGTTGCTTTCCAATAATCATGATGCATATGAACGTCAAGTGTTGGTTTGTAAACCGATCGTAATCAGAGAAGGCGCCTGGATCGGGGCAGGTGCCACCATTTTGCCGGGCACATGTGTCGGCCGGCATGCAGTCATTGGTGCTGCTTCCGTAGTTACTGCCGATATTCCCGATTACGCTGTTGCTGTAGGGAATCCGGCGACGGTTATCCGATTTTTAGACTCCCGTAAATTTTAA
- a CDS encoding malolactic enzyme translates to MMRKKGYELLNDPFLNKGTAFTEEERHAYGLVGILPPTVQTLAEQEKQAYDNVLMKPDRSEKRHYLMNLFSRNRTLFYALFSHHLEEFLPIVYDPGIAESIRNYSEFFITPQNAAYLTIKHPEQIEEALCNAADGRVIDLIVVTDAEAILGIGDWGTNGVSISTGKLMVYTAAAGLDPSRVLPVVIDAGTNRQSLIDNPLYLGLHERRVKGAAYDAFIHTFVETAERIFPHLYLHFEDFGRDHAAKILYQYKGRYAVFNDDIEGTGIVTLAGILGALRVSRQTLAAQRYLCFGAGTAGCGIVKRICQEMCAQGLGEEEAKKRFYLVDRQGLLFEDMADLTPEQRLFARRRDEFLHSDEITDLAAAVRAVQPTILVGTSTQGGAFTEGIVREMASYAERPIIFPLSNPTELAEAKAADLLAWTQGRALVATGVPTPPVRYQGITYTIGQANNALIYPGLGLGVIAARARLLTDRMISAAAHSLGGIVDPAAAGAAVLPPVSKLHSFSETIARNVVAAAGEEGVNTVDVTDPDDCIGKVKWLPTYKEMTK, encoded by the coding sequence ATGATGAGGAAAAAAGGGTACGAATTATTGAATGATCCCTTTTTAAATAAGGGAACGGCTTTTACGGAAGAAGAACGACATGCGTACGGGCTTGTCGGCATTTTGCCGCCGACGGTCCAGACTTTGGCCGAACAAGAAAAGCAGGCTTATGATAATGTCCTGATGAAACCCGATAGGAGTGAAAAGAGACATTATCTGATGAATCTATTCAGTCGTAACAGGACGCTGTTCTATGCCCTGTTCAGCCATCATCTGGAAGAGTTCCTGCCGATCGTTTATGATCCGGGCATTGCCGAAAGCATTCGCAACTACAGCGAATTTTTTATTACACCGCAGAATGCGGCTTATTTGACGATCAAGCATCCTGAACAAATTGAAGAAGCGTTGTGTAATGCGGCTGACGGCAGAGTTATCGACTTGATTGTCGTTACCGACGCGGAAGCGATTCTCGGCATTGGCGACTGGGGGACAAACGGTGTCAGCATTTCTACCGGCAAACTCATGGTTTATACGGCCGCTGCCGGACTTGATCCTTCTCGGGTCCTTCCGGTCGTTATCGATGCCGGGACGAATCGGCAAAGTCTGATCGATAATCCGCTTTACCTGGGGCTGCACGAACGTCGCGTGAAAGGAGCGGCCTATGATGCGTTTATCCACACCTTCGTTGAAACGGCGGAACGAATCTTCCCGCATCTCTATCTTCATTTCGAAGATTTCGGCAGAGATCATGCCGCCAAGATCCTTTATCAGTACAAAGGACGATATGCCGTTTTTAATGATGATATCGAAGGTACCGGGATCGTCACTTTAGCCGGTATTTTGGGCGCACTCCGTGTTTCCCGGCAAACGCTGGCGGCCCAACGGTATTTGTGTTTCGGCGCCGGTACGGCTGGCTGCGGCATTGTCAAGCGTATTTGCCAGGAAATGTGTGCGCAGGGACTTGGTGAAGAGGAAGCAAAAAAGCGCTTCTATCTCGTTGACCGGCAGGGGCTTTTATTTGAAGATATGGCTGACTTGACGCCGGAACAACGGCTTTTTGCAAGGCGGCGTGATGAATTTCTCCATTCCGATGAGATAACGGATCTGGCTGCGGCAGTGCGAGCTGTTCAGCCGACGATTCTGGTCGGTACTTCGACACAAGGCGGCGCCTTTACGGAAGGTATTGTCAGAGAAATGGCTTCTTATGCGGAACGGCCTATTATCTTCCCTCTGAGCAATCCGACGGAGCTGGCTGAAGCCAAGGCTGCCGATCTGCTTGCCTGGACGCAGGGGAGGGCGTTGGTTGCCACCGGCGTGCCGACGCCGCCGGTCCGTTATCAAGGAATAACGTATACAATTGGACAGGCGAATAATGCCCTAATTTATCCCGGGCTCGGGCTTGGTGTTATTGCCGCGCGAGCGCGGCTGCTGACGGACCGGATGATCTCCGCCGCGGCTCATTCTCTGGGCGGTATCGTCGATCCGGCAGCCGCAGGGGCTGCTGTGTTGCCGCCTGTGTCCAAGTTGCACTCGTTTTCTGAAACGATTGCGCGCAATGTTGTGGCCGCAGCAGGTGAGGAAGGGGTCAATACCGTCGATGTGACGGATCCCGACGATTGCATTGGCAAGGTGAAATGGCTTCCGACGTATAAAGAGATGACGAAATAA
- a CDS encoding AEC family transporter, translated as MVFFYILEYTMLPLFLLVLIGFLVDRKYHIAVKSISKLLFYLIIPCFVFTNIYKTDFPTTSPRIIGCVFLLLLLSLFIADGVSKWRHYDEGMLQSCRNAFMFNNTGNLGVALIVLVFSHEPFVVNGDTPYLSEALVIWIIIFVIQSVGLNTLGLYQAGRGRLSARDALRATLRLPMLYVFAAAVFCRLFNIPADRFSFWPIMQMAGGAITPVAMFAVGVQISQTKIKWLDPDVWIVSLLKFFLVPLVGLGIIFGANWLLPGTFTAVGALVFLIYCAVPTAVNTAMYAMEFDNYPDYATQVVMNTTAMSAFSLTLVIFIGHLIFV; from the coding sequence ATGGTCTTTTTCTATATTCTTGAATATACGATGTTACCGTTGTTTCTGTTGGTTTTAATCGGTTTTTTAGTGGATAGAAAGTACCATATTGCCGTCAAATCCATATCTAAGCTGCTCTTTTATCTGATCATTCCATGTTTCGTTTTTACGAATATATATAAAACCGATTTTCCCACGACGAGTCCGCGGATCATTGGCTGCGTTTTTCTCCTGTTGCTGTTATCGCTGTTCATTGCCGACGGCGTCAGCAAATGGCGCCATTATGATGAAGGGATGCTGCAATCGTGCCGCAACGCATTCATGTTTAACAATACGGGCAATCTGGGCGTGGCGCTGATCGTTCTGGTTTTTTCTCACGAACCCTTTGTTGTCAACGGCGATACGCCCTATTTGTCTGAAGCGCTTGTCATTTGGATCATCATCTTCGTCATCCAAAGCGTGGGATTGAATACGTTGGGACTGTATCAGGCCGGACGCGGACGGCTTTCCGCCAGAGATGCATTGCGAGCAACGTTACGACTACCGATGCTTTATGTCTTTGCCGCAGCCGTTTTTTGTCGACTGTTCAATATTCCGGCAGACCGCTTTTCTTTCTGGCCGATTATGCAGATGGCCGGCGGTGCGATTACGCCTGTTGCCATGTTCGCCGTTGGCGTACAGATTTCACAGACAAAAATAAAATGGCTTGATCCCGATGTTTGGATCGTAAGTTTGTTGAAATTTTTCCTGGTGCCTCTTGTCGGACTCGGCATCATTTTTGGGGCCAATTGGCTGCTGCCGGGAACCTTTACTGCCGTCGGCGCTCTCGTTTTTCTGATTTACTGCGCCGTTCCGACGGCCGTTAATACGGCAATGTATGCGATGGAATTTGATAATTATCCTGATTATGCTACGCAAGTCGTCATGAATACAACGGCTATGAGCGCATTTTCTCTGACCTTGGTTATTTTTATCGGCCATCTCATTTTTGTTTGA
- a CDS encoding histidine triad nucleotide-binding protein, with the protein MEDCLFCKISKGEIPSTKVYEDDDFFAFKDIAPVAPVHVLVIPKKHVQSIAALTEADAAVAGKMLFAIQKVASLLGLAEDGYRVIFNTGEKAGQTVRHLHAHILGGKEMAWPGV; encoded by the coding sequence ATGGAAGATTGTTTGTTCTGTAAAATCAGTAAAGGGGAAATTCCCAGCACGAAAGTTTATGAAGACGATGATTTCTTTGCTTTCAAGGATATTGCCCCGGTGGCGCCGGTACATGTCCTCGTTATTCCCAAAAAGCATGTGCAAAGTATAGCGGCGTTGACGGAAGCGGATGCCGCTGTTGCGGGAAAAATGCTTTTCGCTATTCAAAAAGTCGCATCCTTGCTAGGATTGGCAGAAGACGGCTACCGCGTCATTTTCAATACCGGTGAAAAGGCCGGGCAAACAGTCCGGCATCTTCATGCCCATATCCTGGGCGGCAAAGAAATGGCGTGGCCAGGCGTATAA
- the mtaB gene encoding tRNA (N(6)-L-threonylcarbamoyladenosine(37)-C(2))-methylthiotransferase MtaB: protein MPSIAFATLGCRVNQYDTDSMRGLFLSKGFQEAAFHDVADVYVINTCSVTQMGEKKSRQMIRRAKKLNRAALIVVTGCYAQLSPDVLAAMPDVDAVVGTNEKKEIVRIVDSLLERRSGAAVRAVHNIMGAAGRDVFEEIPLYPSAVAHTRADLKIQEGCNNFCTYCIIPYTRGSLKSRQPDAVIAEAKRLTAFGFRELVLTGIHLGAYGIDLPARPTLALILRRLLEETDVARIRMGSIESVEIRDDLIDVMNSSERICPHLHLPLQSGSNTILRAMGRHYTKNGYIALIEGLQDRIGGLTVSTDLILGFPGETEALFAETLETLGRLHFSHIHAFPYSQRQGTPAADMPNQVENAVKKRRVEIVNALSRRQKAALLQKLVGREVQVLIEKQSGNWGEGFSEQYERVQLTNLRTDVQGTVVPVILTGVEKDILSGIIKEER, encoded by the coding sequence ATGCCATCAATTGCCTTTGCTACTTTGGGGTGCAGAGTAAATCAATATGATACGGACAGCATGAGAGGATTGTTTCTTTCGAAGGGATTTCAGGAAGCGGCGTTTCATGATGTTGCCGATGTATATGTTATCAACACTTGTTCCGTCACGCAGATGGGAGAAAAAAAATCGCGGCAAATGATTCGTCGCGCCAAAAAGCTCAATCGGGCGGCGCTTATCGTTGTGACCGGCTGTTATGCTCAGCTGAGCCCCGACGTGTTGGCGGCAATGCCTGACGTTGACGCCGTTGTCGGTACCAATGAAAAGAAAGAGATCGTTCGCATCGTCGATTCTCTGTTGGAGCGGCGTTCAGGAGCTGCTGTAAGGGCAGTTCACAATATTATGGGGGCGGCAGGACGTGACGTTTTCGAAGAAATTCCTTTATATCCGTCGGCAGTAGCGCATACGCGGGCTGATTTGAAGATACAGGAAGGATGTAATAATTTCTGTACCTACTGCATTATTCCGTACACGCGGGGAAGCTTGAAATCGCGTCAGCCTGATGCGGTTATTGCCGAAGCCAAACGATTGACGGCGTTCGGGTTTAGGGAATTGGTCTTGACCGGGATCCACCTCGGCGCTTACGGTATCGATTTGCCGGCGCGGCCGACGCTGGCGCTCATCTTGCGGCGGCTCTTGGAAGAAACGGATGTTGCCAGGATACGCATGGGATCGATCGAGTCTGTGGAAATCCGTGACGACCTGATCGACGTGATGAACTCGTCCGAGCGTATTTGTCCTCATCTTCATTTGCCCCTTCAGTCGGGATCGAATACGATTTTGCGGGCCATGGGCCGTCACTACACAAAAAACGGATATATTGCGCTTATCGAAGGGCTGCAAGATCGGATCGGCGGACTGACCGTTTCAACAGATCTGATTCTCGGATTTCCCGGCGAAACGGAGGCGCTTTTTGCCGAGACGTTGGAAACATTGGGGCGTTTGCATTTTTCCCATATTCATGCGTTTCCGTATTCGCAGCGGCAGGGAACGCCGGCGGCGGATATGCCGAATCAGGTGGAAAATGCCGTGAAAAAAAGGCGCGTTGAGATCGTAAACGCATTGTCGCGGCGCCAAAAAGCGGCATTGTTACAGAAGCTGGTCGGCCGGGAGGTACAGGTGCTGATCGAAAAGCAGTCAGGGAATTGGGGAGAAGGGTTTTCCGAGCAGTATGAGCGTGTGCAACTGACGAATTTACGTACCGATGTGCAGGGGACGGTCGTGCCCGTAATTCTTACGGGCGTGGAAAAGGATATATTATCAGGCATTATAAAGGAGGAAAGATAG
- a CDS encoding RsmE family RNA methyltransferase, translating into MRRIFINHPITDTFSLSAEDTHHAMTVLRHELGDILEVADSTGAVFACVIAAWDGSVAQMKMQKQIAAPRRQDGKIIVAAAILKNDKFDWLVQKASELGADTVIPVQMEHCVVKLSENRRHDRVVRWQRIALEGAKQCGRTDVPVVGSVLTLQELVRQYGAASFVVPYEKEVLPFKTVCNLVKTGDVVICIGPEGGFSPSEISLLHTAPHCYTVSLGPRILRAETAALTAVSIIMYERGFT; encoded by the coding sequence ATGAGACGTATATTTATCAATCATCCGATTACCGATACATTTTCCTTGTCGGCAGAAGATACGCACCATGCGATGACCGTGTTGCGTCATGAACTCGGCGATATTCTTGAAGTGGCCGACAGTACCGGCGCCGTGTTCGCCTGCGTTATTGCCGCTTGGGACGGGAGCGTTGCGCAAATGAAGATGCAGAAACAGATTGCAGCCCCCAGACGGCAGGACGGAAAGATTATCGTTGCTGCCGCCATTTTAAAAAATGATAAATTCGACTGGCTGGTACAAAAAGCATCGGAACTGGGTGCAGATACGGTGATTCCTGTACAAATGGAGCATTGTGTAGTAAAATTAAGCGAAAACCGCCGGCACGACCGTGTCGTGAGGTGGCAGCGCATCGCCTTAGAAGGGGCAAAACAGTGCGGCAGAACGGATGTGCCCGTTGTCGGCTCGGTGTTGACGTTGCAGGAGTTGGTAAGACAGTACGGCGCGGCTTCTTTTGTTGTGCCGTATGAAAAAGAAGTCCTGCCTTTTAAAACGGTCTGCAATCTTGTCAAAACCGGTGATGTCGTCATTTGTATCGGACCGGAAGGCGGCTTTTCGCCATCTGAAATTTCCTTGCTCCATACAGCGCCGCATTGCTATACCGTTTCTTTAGGGCCGCGGATATTGCGGGCGGAAACAGCGGCGCTGACAGCGGTTTCCATTATTATGTATGAAAGAGGATTTACGTAA
- the prmA gene encoding 50S ribosomal protein L11 methyltransferase yields the protein MKWNEIHLIADRRAADLIAVVLDECGGSGCVFDEDGRVSPTVGITVYFADGDVAALQQLRQRLHGIEAINPHWHRFQLTAQIVDDKDWLYRWQAYFEATQISDHFWCVPAWESVNLPAGEEAICIDPGLAFGSGLHATTALCVRFLEEVVNGGDLVFDIGTGTGILAIAAAKLGAAHVAAIDLDEQAVAQAVVNIGLNDVSPVAEASTGDLLSTIPADGMKADVIVANLVTDAVLRLLPTVGVYMKDGAYLIVSGIIDERIDEVKAAAATAFLAWCRAELSDGWYAVLLRRRK from the coding sequence ATGAAGTGGAATGAAATACATCTCATAGCCGACAGACGGGCAGCGGATCTCATTGCCGTGGTCTTGGACGAATGTGGCGGCAGCGGCTGCGTTTTTGACGAAGACGGGCGGGTATCTCCGACTGTCGGGATAACGGTATATTTTGCTGATGGCGATGTGGCGGCACTGCAGCAGTTGCGGCAGCGTTTGCATGGGATTGAGGCGATTAATCCGCACTGGCATCGTTTTCAACTTACGGCGCAGATTGTCGACGACAAAGACTGGTTGTATCGTTGGCAAGCGTATTTTGAGGCAACGCAGATATCCGATCATTTCTGGTGCGTGCCCGCCTGGGAATCCGTCAACCTGCCTGCAGGAGAAGAGGCGATATGCATTGATCCCGGCTTGGCTTTCGGCAGCGGGCTTCATGCTACGACGGCGCTTTGCGTACGATTTCTTGAAGAGGTAGTCAACGGTGGCGACCTGGTCTTTGACATCGGAACAGGTACCGGTATTTTGGCTATCGCCGCCGCCAAATTGGGCGCCGCTCATGTAGCTGCAATTGATCTTGACGAACAGGCTGTGGCGCAGGCTGTCGTCAATATCGGGTTAAACGACGTTTCGCCCGTTGCGGAAGCGTCAACCGGCGATTTACTGTCGACTATCCCGGCTGACGGCATGAAGGCTGACGTCATTGTCGCCAATTTGGTGACCGATGCCGTTTTGCGTCTTCTGCCGACTGTCGGCGTCTATATGAAAGACGGTGCTTATCTGATTGTCAGCGGCATTATCGATGAGCGTATTGACGAGGTGAAGGCTGCGGCTGCGACTGCATTCCTGGCGTGGTGCCGTGCAGAATTGAGCGACGGCTGGTATGCCGTCTTATTGAGGAGAAGGAAATGA
- the dnaJ gene encoding molecular chaperone DnaJ, with product MSKRDYYEVLGVPKDASDADIKKAFRKLAIKYHPDKNRDDPKAAEEKFKEVNEAYSVLSDQEKRAQYDQFGMDAFQNGAAGGFGQGGFGGFGQGGFGGFSQGDFGGFGDIFDSFFGGQGRRQSNGPQRGADLRFDVDISFRQAAFGTEMEIQVPKEDTCDHCHGSGAEPGSKVETCPVCHGTGQERVVQNTPFGQMVNVRTCSHCGGSGKIIHDKCKMCHGTGTVKIRKKLKIKIPAGVDDGARLRVAGEGEPGTRGGSHGDLYVYIFVRKDAAFVRRGNDVLSEETVTFAQAALGTTIRVDTIDGKIDLKIPAGTQTGTLFRIKGHGVPYLGVKERRGDHHVRITVETPKRLNDRQRELLKQFAAACGETWLDNGDKPKRSSKNDAKDERKEKKESFWDKLKKAIRTWMGRPKIVPGM from the coding sequence ATGAGCAAAAGAGATTATTATGAAGTTCTCGGCGTACCGAAAGATGCCAGCGATGCCGATATCAAAAAGGCTTTCCGAAAGTTGGCCATCAAATATCATCCTGATAAGAACCGGGACGACCCTAAAGCGGCGGAAGAAAAATTTAAAGAAGTCAATGAGGCTTACAGTGTGTTGTCCGATCAGGAAAAGCGGGCCCAATACGATCAATTCGGTATGGACGCTTTTCAAAACGGCGCTGCCGGCGGCTTCGGGCAAGGCGGTTTTGGCGGGTTCGGGCAAGGCGGCTTCGGCGGCTTCAGTCAAGGCGACTTCGGCGGCTTCGGCGATATTTTCGATTCTTTCTTTGGCGGTCAGGGGCGGCGGCAATCCAATGGCCCGCAGCGAGGCGCCGATCTGCGCTTTGACGTAGATATATCGTTCCGTCAGGCGGCTTTCGGTACGGAGATGGAGATCCAAGTTCCGAAAGAGGATACGTGTGATCATTGTCACGGCAGCGGCGCCGAACCGGGAAGCAAGGTGGAAACCTGCCCCGTCTGCCATGGCACGGGCCAGGAACGGGTCGTACAGAATACGCCGTTCGGCCAGATGGTCAATGTCCGTACGTGTTCTCACTGTGGCGGCAGCGGTAAAATCATTCATGACAAGTGCAAAATGTGCCACGGCACGGGAACAGTCAAGATTCGCAAGAAATTGAAGATCAAGATCCCTGCCGGCGTTGATGACGGAGCCCGTCTTCGCGTTGCCGGCGAAGGGGAGCCGGGGACGCGCGGCGGCAGTCATGGTGATTTGTATGTATATATTTTTGTCCGCAAAGATGCAGCTTTCGTGCGGCGCGGCAATGATGTGCTGTCCGAAGAAACGGTTACCTTTGCACAAGCCGCGTTGGGGACGACGATCCGTGTCGATACCATTGACGGCAAGATCGATTTGAAAATTCCTGCAGGTACGCAGACCGGTACGCTTTTCCGAATCAAAGGGCATGGCGTCCCGTACCTAGGTGTAAAGGAACGGCGCGGCGATCACCATGTTCGCATTACGGTAGAAACGCCGAAGCGGCTTAATGACAGGCAACGCGAGCTCTTGAAGCAGTTTGCCGCCGCTTGCGGAGAAACGTGGCTGGATAATGGAGATAAGCCGAAACGAAGCAGTAAGAACGATGCGAAGGACGAAAGGAAAGAAAAAAAGGAAAGCTTCTGGGATAAGTTGAAGAAAGCCATCCGTACGTGGATGGGCCGTCCGAAAATAGTTCCTGGAATGTAA
- the dnaK gene encoding molecular chaperone DnaK, which produces MAKVIGIDLGTTNSVVAVMEGGEPTVITNTEGSRLTPSVVGFSKTGERLVGQLAKRQAVSNPENTIASIKRHMGESYTVEANGKKYTPQEISAMVLQKLKEDAESYLGEKVTQAVITVPAYFSDSQRQATKDAGKIAGLDVLRIVNEPTAAALAYGLDKGGDGKILVFDLGGGTFDVSILELGDGVFEVKATNGNTRLGGDDFDAAVMNWMVSEFKSQTGIDLSQDKMADQRLKEAAEKAKIELSTVLSTNINLPFITADASGPKHLDLNLTRAKFNELTADLVHATMEPTRKAIADSGLSIDEIDKVILVGGSSRIPAVQEAIKSILGKEPNKGVNPDECVAVGAAIQAGVLVGDVKDVLLLDVTPLSLGIETLGGVFTKIIERNTTIPTSGSQVFSTAADNQPSVDVHVLQGEREMASDNKTLGRFELSGIPAAPRGIPRIEVTFNIDANGIVNVSAKDLGTGKEQKITITSSSGLDQSEIDRMVKEAAAHEAEDKKRKEGIEAKNNADSLIYQAEKTIKDFGDKADQGKVSEIKDKIAALKEAVKADDVDKIKAASEALTKPLYDLTSEMYKQSEGAQQQAQQAQQAAGNAADEQQTQQGGEKVVDADYKVVDDDQK; this is translated from the coding sequence ATGGCAAAGGTAATTGGGATTGATTTGGGTACGACGAATTCGGTAGTTGCTGTTATGGAAGGCGGCGAACCGACGGTTATTACCAATACGGAAGGATCGCGCCTGACACCGTCTGTCGTCGGCTTTTCAAAGACCGGTGAACGGTTGGTCGGCCAGTTGGCGAAACGGCAGGCGGTTTCCAATCCGGAAAATACAATCGCGTCCATCAAGCGCCATATGGGTGAAAGCTATACGGTAGAAGCGAACGGCAAGAAGTACACACCGCAGGAAATTTCGGCCATGGTACTGCAAAAACTGAAAGAAGATGCGGAATCTTATTTGGGAGAAAAGGTGACGCAAGCGGTTATTACCGTGCCGGCATATTTCTCCGACAGTCAGCGTCAGGCCACAAAGGATGCCGGTAAAATTGCCGGTCTTGATGTACTGCGCATCGTCAACGAACCGACGGCCGCCGCATTGGCTTACGGTCTCGATAAGGGCGGCGACGGCAAGATTCTTGTATTTGACTTGGGCGGCGGTACTTTCGACGTATCGATCCTCGAATTGGGTGACGGCGTCTTTGAAGTTAAGGCTACGAACGGCAATACCCGCCTTGGCGGCGATGATTTTGACGCTGCTGTGATGAACTGGATGGTCAGTGAATTTAAGAGTCAGACGGGCATTGATCTGTCGCAGGACAAGATGGCCGACCAGCGTCTGAAGGAAGCTGCCGAAAAGGCCAAAATCGAATTGTCCACCGTCCTTTCGACCAATATCAATCTGCCTTTCATTACAGCAGATGCTTCAGGGCCGAAGCATTTGGATCTGAATTTGACGCGCGCTAAATTTAACGAATTGACGGCCGATCTGGTGCATGCCACGATGGAACCGACTCGCAAGGCAATTGCCGATTCCGGCCTTTCCATCGATGAAATCGATAAGGTCATTCTCGTCGGCGGTTCCAGCCGTATTCCTGCTGTACAGGAAGCTATCAAATCGATTCTCGGCAAAGAACCGAATAAGGGCGTTAATCCGGACGAATGCGTCGCCGTCGGCGCCGCCATTCAGGCCGGCGTTCTCGTCGGCGATGTCAAAGATGTTCTGCTTCTCGACGTTACCCCGTTGTCTCTCGGTATCGAAACGTTGGGTGGCGTATTTACAAAAATTATTGAACGGAACACGACGATTCCGACATCGGGCAGCCAGGTCTTCTCGACGGCGGCCGACAATCAGCCGTCTGTTGACGTCCACGTCCTGCAGGGTGAACGTGAAATGGCCAGTGATAACAAGACCTTGGGACGTTTCGAGCTTTCCGGTATCCCGGCGGCGCCTCGCGGTATTCCCCGTATTGAAGTAACCTTCAATATCGATGCCAACGGTATTGTCAACGTTTCCGCCAAAGACCTCGGCACGGGCAAGGAACAGAAGATTACCATCACTTCTTCTTCGGGCTTGGATCAGAGTGAAATCGACCGTATGGTCAAGGAAGCCGCAGCTCATGAAGCGGAAGACAAGAAGCGGAAAGAAGGCATTGAAGCTAAGAATAACGCCGACTCTCTGATCTATCAGGCGGAAAAGACGATCAAGGATTTCGGCGATAAAGCCGATCAAGGTAAGGTTTCTGAAATAAAGGATAAGATTGCCGCCTTGAAGGAAGCTGTAAAAGCCGATGATGTCGATAAAATTAAAGCGGCCTCCGAAGCCTTGACGAAACCTCTCTACGACCTGACCAGTGAAATGTATAAACAATCTGAAGGCGCGCAGCAGCAAGCACAGCAGGCGCAACAGGCGGCCGGCAATGCCGCCGACGAACAGCAGACGCAGCAAGGCGGCGAAAAAGTAGTTGATGCCGATTATAAAGTCGTCGACGATGATCAGAAATAA